One segment of Solanum lycopersicum chromosome 1, SLM_r2.1 DNA contains the following:
- the LOC101253116 gene encoding probable serine/threonine-protein kinase PBL18, producing MEATQNLTSRKSDLNVLLLRILSADSNSVSSSSVKKEQFHSHKHSFHSSFCSNDSFVPSNLKSFTYDELKNATKNFQADSLLDEGRFGYVFKGWIDETTFAPCKPGSGMVVAVKKLKAGRFQGHREWLVRRKELKNSNYLGLIVKAEVNYLGLLYHENLVNLIGYCAELDNRLLVYEVMSKGSLENHLFKKGDKVIPWATRMCIAVEVARALSFLHGLDASVVYRDLKASNILLDSDFSAKLSAFGLARDGPRGDRTRFPTRVCCTRGYAAPEYLASGNLTPQIDVYSFGVVLLELLSGRRATSAENAGGADEKLVEWAKPFLCDSRRVLRIMDIRLGGKYSKKGAQTAASLVLRCVDVDPRLRPTMDEVLATLELVKAPKVVHNRLNKADDKLVSREDKGARSISRGRNQDFH from the exons ATTCTAATTCCGTCTCTTCAAGCAGTGTGAAGAAGGAACAGTTTCATTCTCATAAACACTCATTTCATAGCAGTTTTTGCTCAAACGATTCATTTGTTCCGAGCAACCTCAAGTCATTTACCTACGACGAACTTAAAAATGCAACTAAGAACTTTCAAGCTGATAGTCTTCTTGACGAAGGACGTTTTGGTTACGTCTTCAAAGGATGGATAGATGAGACTACATTTGCTCCTTGCAAACCAGGAAGTGGTATGGTTGTAGCTGTCAAGAAACTCAAGGCCGGACGCTTCCAAGGGCATAGAGAATGGCTTGTACGTCGTAAAGAACTTAAAAACTCTAACTATCTAGGTCTAATTGTCAAG GCAGAGGTAAACTACTTAGGGCTGCTTTACCATGAAAATTTAGTGAACTTGATTGGATATTGCGCGGAGCTTGATAACAGACTTCTTGTATATGAAGTCATGTCAAAAGGAAGTTTGGAAAATCACTTATTCAAAA AGGGAGATAAGGTTATACCTTGGGCTACACGAATGTGTATTGCAGTAGAGGTTGCACGAGCCTTGTCCTTCTTACACGGTCTTGATGCAAGTGTTGTTTACCGCGATCTCAAGGCTTCAAACATTCTACTTGATTCA GATTTCAGTGCCAAGCTATCGGCTTTTGGTCTTGCAAGAGATGGTCCTCGTGGAGACAGAACTCGTTTCCCGACTAGAGTTTGTTGTACTAGGGGTTATGCTGCACCAGAATATCTTGCATCAG GTAACTTGACACCTCAGATTGATGTTTATAGTTTTGGAGTTGTTCTACTAGAGTTGCTATCGGGAAGACGAGCAACGAGTGCTGAAAATGCAGGAGGTGCTGATGAGAAATTGGTGGAATGGGCAAAACCATTCTTGTGTGATAGTAGGAGAGTGTTGAGAATAATGGACATAAGGTTGGGAGGAAAGTACTCAAAGAAAGGTGCACAAACTGCAGCTTCCCTTGTCCTGAGGTGCGTCGACGTCGATCCGAGGCTTAGGCCAACAATGGATGAGGTTCTAGCTACACTAGAACTTGTAAAAGCACCAAAAGTTGTTCACAACAGATTAAACAAAGCAGATGACAAGTTAGTCTCAAGAGAAGACAAAGGTGCTCGGTCGATCTCCCGGGGGCGGAACCAGGATTTTCATTAA
- the LOC101257694 gene encoding CBL-interacting serine/threonine-protein kinase 3 produces the protein MNRTKIKRRVGKYEVGRTIGEGTFAKVKFAKNSETGESVAIKILDKDKVLKHKMAEQIKREIATMKLIRHPHVVQLYEVMGSKTKIFIVLEFVTGGELFDKIVNHGRMREEEARKYFQQLIHTVDYCHSRGVYHRDLKPENLLLDSSGDLKVSDFGLSALSQQVRADGLLHTTCGTPNYVAPEVLNDRGYDGATADLWSCGVILFVLLAGYLPFDDSNLMNLYNKISAAEFTCPPWISFGAIKLITRILDPNPTTRITVPEILEDEWFKKDYRPPVFDEIEDANLDDVEAVFRDSEEYHVTERREEKPTSMNAFELISMSQGLNLGNLFDEQGFKRETRFTSKCPANEIISKIEEAAKPLGFDVHKKNYKMRLQNLKAGRKGNLNVSTEVFQVAPSLHMVEVRKSKGDTLEFHKFYKNLSTCLDNVVWKTEQDMEEKK, from the exons ATGAATCGGACCAAAATCAAGCGTAGAGTTGGTAAATATGAAGTTGGAAGGACAATTGGTGAGGGAACGTTTGCGAAAGTCAAGTTTGCAAAGAATTCAGAGACGGGAGAAAGTGTGGCGATCAAGATCCTCGATAAAGATAAGGTCCTTAAGCACAAAATGGCTGAACAG ATAAAGCGGGAAATAGCTACAATGAAGTTGATCAGACATCCTCATGTTGTACAGTTATACGAG GTTATGGGAAGCAAGACGAAGATATTTATTGTTTTGGAGTTCGTTACAGGTGGAGAGTTATTCGATAAAATT GTAAATCATGGACGAATGCGTGAAGAAGAGGCAAGGAAGTATTTTCAGCAACTTATTCATACGGTTGATTATTGCCATAGTAGAGGAGTCTATCACCGAGATCTAAAG CCTGAAAATTTACTGTTGGATTCTTCGGGTGACCTTAAGGTATCTGATTTTGGATTGAGTGCTCTATCCCAGCAAGTCAGG GCTGATGGCTTACTGCATACCACCTGCGGAACTCCTAACTATGTTGCACCTGAG GTACTGAATGATCGAGGATACGATGGGGCAACAGCAGACCTCTGGTCGTGCGGAGTCATACTCTTTGTACTGCTTGCAGGTTACTTGCCTTTTGATGACTCCAATCTTATGAACCTCTATAACAAA ATCTCTGCTGCTGAATTTACGTGCCCACCTTGGATCTCTTTTGGTGCTATCAAGTTGATTACTCGCATCTTGGATCCGAATCCTACGACA CGTATTACCGTGCCTGAAATTTTGGAGGATGAATGGTTTAAGAAAGATTATAGACCACCTGTTTTCGATGAAATAGAAGATGCAAACCTGGATGACGTTGAAGCAGTCTTCAGGGACTCTGAA GAATATCACGTAACggaaagaagagaagagaagccaacttccatgaatGCTTTCGAGTTGATTTCTATGTCACAAGGTCTTAACCTTGGCAATCTCTTCGACGAACAG GGATTCAAGAGAGAGACAAGGTTCACGTCTAAATGTCCGGCTAATGAGATAATCAGTAAGATTGAAGAAGCTGCTAAGCCTCTCGGTTTTGACGTTCACAAAAAGAACTACAAG ATGAGGCTTCAAAATCTGAAAGCCGGTAGAAAAGGGAACCTTAACGTTTCCACTGAG GTGTTTCAAGTTGCTCCTTCTCTTCATATGGTCGAGGTGCGGAAGTCAAAAGGAGACACTTTGGAATTCCACAAG TTTTACAAGAATCTTTCAACCTGCCTAGATAATGTTGTATGGAAAACTGAACAAGacatggaagaaaaaaaatga